A stretch of the Chelonoidis abingdonii isolate Lonesome George chromosome 11, CheloAbing_2.0, whole genome shotgun sequence genome encodes the following:
- the MED26 gene encoding mediator of RNA polymerase II transcription subunit 26: protein MTFSSLLQIHNMVAVLEVISSLEKYPITKEALEETRLGKLINDVRKKTSNEELAKRAKKLLRNWQKLIEPVSQNESVSRGLPNPPGSANGGAHNCKPEVPPAVVTGSKPISELKSRNDIQKLNSPKTEKLGNRKRKGEHRDGHQGPPPSKVSKGSHEALQNSSPPTNGIAGSPGSFPSPVDVNLQTGPESSRTEHSENDKHSKIPVNAVKPHTSSPGLVKPSSTSSLLKTAVLQQHDKLEETTGQHPPKSPRCSSFNPGNIRHDTFARQHITYSPKDSIPSPSQRSQFLDTAQVPSPPPPSLMQPSTPPMPAKRLEVSQQSGTEVSQHWQEQASSESQYRHTAGTLQHATPSCKTNLHPGESLTPHVGFSPDTSKMDSDDAASGSDSKKKKRYRPRDHTVNLDGQVVEGGVKPVRLKERKLTFDPMTGQIKPLTQKDSLQAEIPAVAEQHRTETDKQEQKPNLQSPFEQTNWKELSRNEIIQSYLNRQSSLLSSSGVQTPGAHYFMSEYLKQEESTRREARKTHVLAPNSKPTDLPGVTREVTSDDLNRIREHHWPGVNGCYDTQGNWYNWTQCISLDPHGDDGRLNILPYVCLD, encoded by the exons ATGACTTTCTCTTCCTTGTTGCAGATCCATAACATGGTGGCAGTGCTGGAAGTGATCTCCAGCTTGGAGAAATACCCCATAACCAAAGAGGCACTTGAA GAAACAAGATTAGGGAAACTCATCAATGATGTAAGAAAGAAGACGTCCAATGAGGAACTTGCCAAACGTGCCAAGAAATTGCTACGGAATTGGCAAAAACTGATAGAACCTGTATCCCAGAATGAATCTGTTTCAAGAGGATTGCCGAATCCACCTGGATCAGCAAATGGTGGTGCACACAATTGTAAACCAGAAGTGCCACCTGCTGTAGTAACTGGATCAAAGCCCATCAGTGAATTGAAAAGCAGGAATGACATCCAAAAGCTGAACTCCCCGAAAACAGAAAAACTGGGAAATCGGAAAAGGAAAGGTGAACATAGGGATGGGCATCAGGGCCCCCCTCCTTCTAAAGTTTCCAAAGGTAGCCATGAAGCATTACAAAACTCTTCTCCACCAACTAATGGGATTGCGGGGAGCCCTGGAAGTTTCCCCAGTCCTGTAGATGTAAACCTGCAAACAGGGCCTGAAAGCAGCAGGACAGAACATAGCGAAAATGACAAACACAGTAAGATCCCAGTAAATGCTGTAAAACCTCACACCAGTTCTCCAGGACTTGTAAAACCTTCAAGCACCTCCTCATTATTAAAGACTGCAGTGCTTCAGCAGCATGATAAATTGGAAGAAACCACAGGCCAGCACCCACCTAAGAGTCCCCGCTGTTCCTCGTTTAATCCTGGGAATATTAGGCATGACACATTTGCTCGACAGCATATCACATACTCACCAAAGGATTCAATACCTAGTCCATCTCAAAGGTCCCAGTTCTTAGATACTGCACAGGTgccatcaccaccacccccttCCTTGATGCAACCATCAACACCTCCAATGCCAGCAAAAAGACTGGAGGTTTCTCAGCAATCAGGAACTGAGGTATCTCAACATTGGCAGGAGCAGGCATCTTCTGAAAGCCAGTACAGGCACACAGCAGGGACACTTCAGCACGCAACTCCTAGCTGCAAAACTAACTTGCACCCTGGGGAATCTCTGACACCACATGTTGGCTTTTCTCCGGACACTTCAAAAATGGACAGTGATGATGCTGCTTCAGGTTCAGATAGTAAGAAGAAGAAAAGGTACAGACCCAGAGACCACACAGTCAATTTGGATGGGCAGGTTGTAGAAGGGGGTGTGAAACCTGTgagattaaaagaaagaaagctcACCTTTGATCCCATGACAGGACAGATAAAACCTTTAACACAAAAAGATTCTTTGCAGGCAGAAATCCCTGCAGTCGCTGAACAGCACAGGACAGAAACAGACAAGCAGGAGCAAAAACCCAACCTGCAAAGTCCTTTTGAACAAACGAACTGGAAAGAGTTATCCAGAAATGAAATAATTCAATCGTATTTAAACAGACAAAGTAGCTTGCTGTCTTCGTCAGGAGTACAAACCCCAGGAGCTCACTACTTCATGTCTGAATATTTAAAGCAGGAGGAAAGCACTAGAAGAGAAGCTAGAAAGACTCATGTTCTAGCTCCTAACAGCAAACCCACAGACTTGCCTGGGGTCACGAGAGAGGTCACAAGCGATGACCTCAACAGAATACGTGAACATCACTGGCCAGGCGTGAATGGCTGTTATGATACACAGGGTAACTGGTATAATTGGACGCAGTGTATATCTTTAGATCCACATGGGGATGATGGTAGATTGAACATCCTGCCTTATGTCTGCCTAGACTGA